The following proteins come from a genomic window of Polaribacter dokdonensis:
- a CDS encoding gamma carbonic anhydrase family protein, whose amino-acid sequence MPVIKAVRGHNPQIPDDCFVAENATILGEVSLGKECSVWYNAVIRGDVHFIKIGDKVNIQDGAVLHATYQKSPTTIGNNVSIGHNAIVHGCTIHDNVLVGMGSIIMDDCTIESNSIIAAGAVVTKNTRVESGSIYAGVPAKKVKDISKELISGEIDRIANNYVKYSSWFKE is encoded by the coding sequence ATGCCAGTTATTAAAGCAGTTAGAGGTCATAACCCTCAAATTCCTGATGATTGTTTTGTTGCAGAAAATGCTACAATTTTAGGTGAAGTTTCTTTGGGTAAAGAATGCTCTGTTTGGTATAATGCTGTAATTAGAGGGGATGTTCATTTTATAAAAATAGGAGATAAAGTAAATATTCAAGATGGAGCTGTTTTACACGCAACTTATCAAAAGTCGCCTACAACTATTGGCAATAATGTTTCTATAGGGCACAATGCAATAGTTCATGGCTGTACTATTCATGATAATGTTTTAGTTGGTATGGGTTCTATTATTATGGATGACTGCACCATAGAATCTAACTCTATAATTGCTGCAGGTGCTGTAGTAACAAAAAATACAAGAGTTGAAAGTGGAAGTATTTATGCAGGTGTGCCTGCTAAAAAAGTTAAAGATATTTCTAAAGAATTAATTTCTGGAGAAATTGATAGAATTGCAAATAACTATGTGAAGTATTCAAGTTGGTTTAAGGAATAG
- a CDS encoding ABC-F family ATP-binding cassette domain-containing protein, which produces MLNVHNLTVSFMGTDLFSGITFKLNKGDRIGLIGKNGAGKSTLLKVLSKDIESSGGTMAFDKDVQIGFLRQDIDFVEGRTILEEAYQAFEEIKKLEAELEEINDQLTTRTDYESDSYTQLIQDLTDKQERYELLGGYNYQGDTEKILQGLGFQREDFNKLTDTFSGGWRMRIELAKLLLQNNDILLLDEPTNHLDIESIIWLENFLKGYSGAIVLVSHDKMFLDNVTNRTIEISLGQIYDYKKPYSQFLELRGEIKEKQLQAQKNQEKEIKQKQQLIDKFKAKASKASMAQSLMKQLDKVELIEVDQDDNQAMNVRFAISREPGKIIVEAENLSKSYGEKHVLEGVDLLIERNSKIAFVGQNGQGKSTLAKMMVGEIPFEGHLKLGHNVEVGYFAQNQSEYLPPEKTVLEIMEDAATDTNRMRVRDMLGSFLFGGDAVDKKAKVLSGGERNRLALCKLLLQPFNVLIMDEPTNHLDIASKTVLKEALNNFNGTLIVVSHDREFLQGLTSTVYGFRDKEIKEYLGDIDYFLEQHKMESLREAEKKTVVKVEKDTSKKEAHQLSREQEKELKKLNNRLSKIETEIADLETEIEKIDLELANNYDEVSSKPDFFKNYKAKKAKVDTLMEDWEKVEGQISNFS; this is translated from the coding sequence ATGTTAAACGTACATAACTTAACTGTTTCTTTCATGGGAACAGACCTATTTTCTGGTATCACTTTTAAATTAAATAAAGGAGATAGAATTGGTTTAATAGGTAAAAACGGAGCAGGTAAATCTACCTTACTTAAAGTACTTTCTAAAGATATAGAAAGTAGTGGAGGTACTATGGCTTTTGATAAGGATGTACAAATTGGTTTCTTAAGGCAAGATATTGATTTTGTGGAAGGAAGAACGATTTTAGAGGAAGCCTATCAAGCATTTGAAGAAATTAAAAAGTTAGAAGCAGAGCTAGAAGAAATTAACGATCAGCTTACAACTAGAACAGATTACGAAAGTGATTCTTACACACAATTAATTCAAGATCTTACAGACAAGCAAGAACGTTATGAACTTTTAGGAGGTTATAATTATCAAGGAGATACAGAGAAAATATTACAAGGTTTAGGTTTTCAGAGAGAAGATTTTAACAAGCTTACAGATACTTTTTCTGGTGGATGGAGAATGCGAATTGAATTGGCAAAATTACTTTTACAGAATAATGACATTTTGTTGTTAGATGAGCCAACAAACCACTTAGATATCGAATCTATTATATGGTTAGAGAATTTCTTAAAAGGATATTCAGGTGCAATTGTCTTGGTTTCTCACGATAAAATGTTCTTAGATAATGTAACTAACAGAACCATAGAAATTTCTTTAGGCCAAATTTACGATTACAAAAAACCTTATTCTCAATTCTTAGAATTAAGAGGAGAAATTAAGGAAAAGCAATTACAAGCTCAGAAAAATCAGGAGAAAGAAATAAAACAAAAACAGCAATTAATAGATAAATTTAAAGCAAAGGCTAGTAAAGCGTCTATGGCTCAATCTTTAATGAAACAACTTGATAAAGTTGAGTTGATAGAGGTAGATCAAGATGATAATCAAGCCATGAATGTTCGTTTTGCAATTTCTAGAGAACCAGGAAAAATAATTGTAGAAGCAGAAAATTTATCTAAAAGCTATGGAGAAAAACACGTTTTAGAAGGTGTAGATTTATTGATTGAAAGAAACAGTAAAATTGCTTTTGTTGGGCAAAATGGTCAAGGTAAATCAACTTTAGCAAAAATGATGGTTGGCGAAATTCCTTTTGAAGGTCATTTAAAACTAGGTCATAATGTAGAAGTTGGGTATTTTGCTCAGAATCAGTCTGAATATTTGCCACCAGAAAAAACGGTGTTAGAAATTATGGAAGATGCTGCTACAGATACCAACAGAATGCGAGTTAGAGATATGTTAGGTTCTTTCTTATTTGGTGGAGATGCTGTAGACAAAAAAGCAAAAGTACTTTCAGGTGGAGAAAGAAACAGGTTGGCTTTATGTAAATTGTTATTGCAGCCATTCAATGTTTTAATCATGGATGAACCTACAAACCACTTGGATATTGCCTCTAAAACTGTTTTAAAAGAAGCTTTAAATAATTTTAATGGTACTTTAATTGTGGTATCACATGATAGAGAATTCTTACAAGGCTTAACATCTACTGTGTACGGTTTTAGAGATAAAGAAATTAAGGAGTATTTAGGTGATATTGATTATTTCTTAGAGCAGCATAAAATGGAAAGTTTACGTGAAGCTGAAAAGAAAACTGTAGTAAAAGTAGAGAAAGATACTTCTAAAAAAGAAGCGCATCAACTAAGTAGAGAGCAAGAAAAAGAATTAAAAAAGTTAAATAATAGGCTCTCTAAAATTGAAACCGAAATTGCAGATTTAGAAACTGAAATTGAAAAGATAGATTTAGAATTGGCTAACAATTATGATGAAGTTTCCTCTAAACCAGATTTCTTTAAGAACTATAAAGCTAAAAAAGCCAAAGTAGATACATTAATGGAAGATTGGGAAAAAGTAGAAGGGCAAATCTCTAATTTTTCTTAA
- a CDS encoding NAD(P)/FAD-dependent oxidoreductase → MKLDYIIVGLGLAGLAFAEQLINANKSFVVFEDSSQTSSLVAGGVYNPVILKRFTPVWNAKEQLQIALPFYEGVEQKFQTTFDYKFQTKKVFKSIEDQNNWFAALDNSKLIDYLDADLDHQKKEGVIADFGFGNVKQTGRIDTKKLVDTYRGYLEKRALIKFEQFNHQLIKFHPNHLAYKDIDANRIVFCEGFGMRENIFFNYLPLNEVKGELITIHAPNLKIDFQLKSTLFVLPLGEDVYKVGATFNWSDKTSNPSKEGREELIKKLEKVINVPYKVLSQSAGIRPTVKDRRPLVGTQPAFPNLAILNGLGTRGVMIAPTMAKALFNHLEKGEELDSEIDIKRFE, encoded by the coding sequence GTGAAATTAGATTACATTATAGTTGGTTTAGGTTTGGCAGGTTTAGCTTTTGCAGAACAGCTTATAAATGCAAATAAGAGCTTTGTTGTTTTTGAAGACAGTTCTCAAACATCATCACTTGTAGCAGGTGGTGTGTACAACCCTGTTATTCTAAAAAGATTTACGCCTGTTTGGAATGCAAAAGAACAATTGCAAATTGCTTTACCTTTTTACGAAGGAGTAGAACAGAAGTTTCAAACCACTTTCGATTATAAATTTCAGACTAAAAAAGTATTTAAATCAATAGAAGATCAGAACAATTGGTTTGCTGCCTTAGATAATTCTAAATTAATAGATTATTTAGATGCAGATTTAGATCATCAGAAAAAAGAAGGTGTTATTGCTGATTTTGGTTTTGGGAATGTAAAGCAAACAGGTAGAATTGATACTAAAAAATTAGTGGATACTTATAGAGGTTATTTAGAAAAAAGAGCACTAATTAAATTTGAGCAATTCAACCACCAACTAATTAAATTTCACCCAAATCACTTAGCCTATAAAGATATTGATGCAAACAGAATTGTTTTTTGTGAAGGTTTTGGAATGAGAGAAAATATTTTTTTTAATTACTTACCACTAAATGAGGTAAAAGGTGAATTGATTACCATTCATGCTCCGAATTTAAAAATAGATTTTCAATTAAAGTCCACCTTATTTGTGCTTCCTTTAGGAGAGGATGTTTACAAAGTTGGAGCTACATTCAATTGGTCAGATAAAACTTCTAATCCATCAAAAGAAGGCAGAGAAGAGTTAATTAAAAAATTAGAAAAGGTTATTAATGTTCCTTATAAAGTACTATCTCAATCTGCAGGTATTAGACCAACTGTAAAAGACAGAAGACCTTTAGTAGGTACTCAACCCGCTTTTCCTAATTTGGCAATATTAAATGGTTTAGGTACAAGAGGAGTAATGATTGCACCAACAATGGCTAAAGCACTTTTTAATCACTTAGAAAAAGGAGAAGAGTTAGATTCAGAAATAGATATTAAAAGATTCGAATAG
- a CDS encoding glucosaminidase domain-containing protein yields MRIRFLLFLSVLFLLQSCGSKKGIVNKKNPGVVIVEPEPVELPSVNQKEIIKKLERKNPNLNKYTLAYIKKYAPIAVKEMHEYKIPASITLAQGILESGKGRSELALKSNNHFGIKCHKGWEGERVYHDDDEKGECFRKYLYPETSYNDHSLFLTRRKRYAFLFDYNIKDYKKWAYGLRKAGYATDKKYPVKLLKLIKDYHLYEFDKVKKGKYTKRIKDLNDGETFTKPIVIEKKASNLHTVKKGETLYSISRKYGISVKLIKRINSLSSNTISIGQQLIIKR; encoded by the coding sequence ATGCGCATTAGGTTTTTACTTTTTTTATCAGTTTTATTTCTATTACAAAGCTGTGGTTCTAAAAAAGGAATTGTCAATAAAAAAAATCCTGGAGTAGTAATTGTAGAGCCAGAACCTGTTGAGCTACCTTCTGTAAATCAAAAGGAAATCATCAAGAAATTAGAGAGAAAAAATCCTAATCTTAATAAATATACCTTAGCTTATATTAAGAAATACGCACCAATTGCAGTAAAGGAAATGCATGAATATAAAATACCTGCAAGTATAACACTAGCTCAAGGTATTTTAGAATCTGGCAAAGGTAGAAGTGAATTGGCCTTAAAATCTAACAATCATTTTGGTATAAAATGTCATAAAGGTTGGGAAGGTGAAAGAGTGTATCATGATGATGATGAGAAAGGGGAATGCTTTAGAAAATATCTTTACCCAGAGACTTCTTATAATGATCATTCTTTGTTTTTAACAAGAAGAAAACGTTATGCTTTTCTGTTTGATTACAATATTAAAGATTATAAAAAATGGGCATATGGTTTGCGTAAAGCAGGTTATGCTACAGATAAAAAATATCCTGTAAAATTATTAAAGTTGATAAAAGATTATCATTTATATGAATTTGATAAGGTTAAAAAAGGCAAGTACACCAAAAGAATTAAAGATTTAAATGATGGTGAAACATTTACAAAACCAATTGTAATAGAAAAGAAAGCAAGTAATCTTCATACAGTAAAAAAGGGTGAAACTTTATATTCAATTAGTAGAAAGTATGGTATCTCTGTAAAACTGATTAAGAGAATTAATAGTCTTTCTAGCAATACAATTTCTATTGGTCAGCAATTAATTATTAAAAGATAA
- the gldL gene encoding gliding motility protein GldL: MAQSRTYKKTMNFVYGMGAAVVIVGALFKIQHISFGPLTGGLMLTIGLLVEAGVFAISAFDTPEDEFDWSKVYPELGEDSVTVEEKVGAEGMLSQKLDNLLHEAKIDAELMQNLGSSMKNFQGAAEGLSAASESISSTNKYNEQVSMAAVQMETLNNLYKIQVENSSKQTELNSAVVENTERLKEQMDSLAKNLSSLNGVYGNMLSAMSSK, from the coding sequence ATGGCACAGTCTAGAACTTATAAAAAAACAATGAATTTCGTTTACGGAATGGGAGCTGCAGTTGTAATAGTTGGAGCATTATTTAAAATTCAACACATCTCATTTGGTCCTTTAACAGGTGGTTTAATGTTAACCATTGGTTTATTAGTAGAAGCAGGTGTATTCGCAATTTCTGCATTTGATACTCCAGAGGATGAATTTGATTGGTCTAAAGTATATCCAGAATTAGGCGAAGATAGTGTAACAGTGGAAGAAAAAGTTGGTGCAGAAGGAATGTTATCTCAAAAATTAGATAACTTATTACACGAAGCTAAAATTGATGCTGAATTAATGCAAAATTTAGGAAGTAGCATGAAAAATTTCCAAGGTGCAGCAGAAGGTTTATCTGCAGCCTCAGAATCTATTTCATCTACCAACAAATACAATGAGCAAGTTTCTATGGCAGCTGTTCAAATGGAAACGTTAAACAACCTATACAAAATACAAGTAGAAAACTCTAGCAAGCAAACTGAATTAAATTCAGCTGTGGTAGAAAATACAGAAAGACTAAAAGAACAAATGGATTCTTTAGCGAAAAACTTATCTTCTTTAAATGGAGTTTATGGTAATATGTTATCTGCAATGTCAAGCAAATAA
- a CDS encoding mechanosensitive ion channel family protein, which yields MKKILWILIFLPSFIIAQNQQSDSLKVDLSSPSATINTHLNFLQEDNYQPKKSAKTINGLEEKKAIRKAIKIKQVLDGKGLYIDLNTLPTNSNYVDSVGVNAYSRYVIFPNRLPDVYLEKKGNKWFYSDETVTRIDAIYNSVFPWYVNWLQEIVPEYGHYSFLGIEIWQIVALIILLSIVIVLYFFFRKIAFWILKKIQHYITKSNENIEVDKVLKKLAHPISLLISINLIDVVFPSLQFTLAVNRWVFLALNIVETVFWIYVFLKLIKVAMEIYAEFTENTHSRLDDQLVPILNNFFTGLVIVLGFFKLLTLFGVDATTLIAGATIGGLAFALASQDTVKNLIGTIMIFLDKPFHIDDWIEAGEVVGTVERVGFRSTRVRAADTSIYQIPNSKLSEIVINNKGLRLYRRYNTNLGLRYDTPPELIEAFVNGVRQIIIEHPETRSDSYNVEFTGFGDSALLIMVNVYFKSLAWSEEQTSKHRLHIAIIKLAAALGVEFAFPSTTVTIEQFPDKGNLSPKYNTSKENINATIQNILTEFKNDVPPENTPES from the coding sequence ATGAAGAAAATACTGTGGATCTTAATATTTCTACCAAGTTTTATAATTGCTCAAAATCAACAATCAGATAGCCTTAAAGTAGATTTAAGTAGCCCAAGTGCTACAATAAATACGCATTTAAATTTTTTACAAGAAGATAATTATCAACCTAAAAAATCTGCAAAAACCATTAACGGTTTAGAAGAAAAAAAGGCAATAAGAAAGGCAATTAAAATTAAACAAGTATTAGATGGTAAAGGTCTTTATATTGATTTGAATACCTTACCAACAAATTCAAATTATGTAGATTCAGTTGGTGTAAATGCCTATTCTAGATACGTAATTTTCCCTAACAGATTACCAGATGTTTATTTAGAAAAAAAAGGTAATAAGTGGTTTTATTCAGATGAAACTGTAACTAGAATTGATGCTATTTATAACAGTGTTTTTCCTTGGTACGTAAATTGGTTACAGGAAATTGTTCCAGAATATGGGCATTATAGTTTTTTAGGAATTGAAATTTGGCAAATAGTTGCACTTATTATTTTACTAAGTATTGTAATTGTGCTTTATTTCTTTTTTAGAAAAATTGCTTTTTGGATTTTGAAGAAGATTCAGCATTATATTACAAAAAGCAACGAAAACATTGAAGTAGATAAGGTGCTGAAGAAATTGGCACATCCAATAAGCTTATTAATTTCCATTAATTTAATAGATGTTGTATTTCCATCTTTGCAATTTACATTGGCTGTAAATAGATGGGTGTTTTTAGCCCTAAATATTGTAGAAACTGTCTTTTGGATTTATGTTTTCTTAAAACTGATTAAGGTAGCAATGGAAATTTATGCAGAGTTTACAGAAAATACACATAGTAGATTAGATGATCAATTAGTGCCAATTTTAAATAATTTCTTTACAGGTTTAGTTATTGTTTTAGGTTTCTTTAAACTACTAACTTTATTTGGTGTAGATGCTACAACCTTAATAGCTGGTGCAACAATTGGTGGTTTGGCATTTGCTTTAGCTTCTCAAGACACTGTGAAAAATTTAATTGGAACTATCATGATTTTTCTAGACAAACCTTTTCATATAGATGATTGGATAGAAGCAGGAGAGGTAGTTGGTACAGTAGAAAGAGTAGGGTTTAGGTCTACAAGAGTAAGAGCTGCAGATACCTCTATTTATCAAATTCCAAATAGTAAACTTTCAGAAATTGTTATTAACAATAAAGGGTTACGTTTGTATAGAAGATACAACACTAATTTAGGATTACGTTATGACACACCACCAGAATTAATAGAGGCTTTTGTAAATGGAGTTCGTCAAATAATTATTGAGCATCCAGAAACGAGGTCTGATTCTTATAACGTTGAGTTTACTGGTTTTGGAGACTCAGCTTTACTAATTATGGTGAACGTTTATTTTAAAAGTTTGGCTTGGAGCGAAGAACAAACCTCTAAACACAGATTACACATTGCTATTATAAAATTAGCAGCTGCTTTAGGAGTAGAATTTGCATTTCCTTCTACAACAGTTACTATAGAGCAATTTCCAGATAAAGGTAATCTTTCTCCTAAATACAACACTAGCAAAGAGAATATTAATGCTACAATTCAAAATATTCTTACAGAGTTTAAAAATGATGTTCCACCAGAAAATACACCAGAAAGTTAA
- a CDS encoding 1-aminocyclopropane-1-carboxylate deaminase/D-cysteine desulfhydrase — protein sequence MNFNKPYISDNQKIDLPLLKEKSVELFIKREDEIHPFVSGNKFRKLKYNLAEAKNRNKNTLLTFGGAFSNHIVATAVAGKLNGFKTIGIIRGDELANNLEKTIAENSTLREAQKHGMIFKFISRTAYRDKENSDFLNNLKTEFGDFYLIPEGGTNPFAIKGCEEILTSEDTIFDYICVSIGTGGTISGVINSLQSHQKCIGFPALKGDFLRKEIKRYVKSDDNWMLQTDYHFGGYAKYNEALIRFINDFKSQTKILLDPVYTAKMMFGILDMVENNYFFKGSKILAIHTGGIQGIAGFNNKLASKNKSLIQL from the coding sequence ATGAACTTTAATAAGCCATATATTTCCGATAATCAAAAAATTGATTTACCTCTTTTAAAAGAAAAAAGTGTTGAACTTTTTATAAAAAGAGAAGATGAAATACATCCTTTTGTTTCTGGGAATAAATTTAGAAAATTAAAATACAATTTAGCTGAAGCCAAAAATCGAAACAAAAATACTTTGTTGACCTTTGGAGGAGCTTTTTCTAATCATATAGTAGCTACAGCTGTTGCAGGTAAATTAAATGGTTTTAAAACAATTGGCATAATTAGAGGTGATGAATTGGCTAATAATTTAGAAAAAACAATAGCTGAAAATTCAACTTTGAGAGAAGCGCAAAAACATGGAATGATTTTTAAATTTATTTCAAGAACTGCATACAGAGATAAAGAAAATAGCGATTTTTTAAATAATTTAAAAACGGAGTTTGGTGATTTTTATTTAATTCCTGAAGGAGGTACAAACCCTTTTGCTATAAAAGGATGTGAAGAAATTTTAACAAGTGAAGACACAATTTTCGATTATATTTGTGTATCAATTGGAACTGGAGGTACAATTTCTGGAGTTATAAATTCTTTACAAAGTCACCAAAAATGCATTGGTTTTCCAGCATTAAAAGGTGATTTTTTACGCAAGGAAATTAAGAGATACGTAAAATCTGATGATAATTGGATGTTGCAAACTGACTATCATTTTGGAGGCTATGCAAAATATAACGAAGCTTTAATACGTTTTATAAACGATTTTAAAAGCCAAACTAAAATTTTATTAGACCCTGTGTATACAGCAAAAATGATGTTTGGTATTTTAGATATGGTAGAAAACAACTACTTTTTTAAAGGTTCTAAAATACTTGCTATTCATACAGGAGGAATACAAGGTATTGCAGGTTTCAATAATAAATTAGCATCAAAAAATAAATCTTTAATACAATTATAA
- the gldM gene encoding gliding motility protein GldM yields the protein MAGGKMSARQKMINLMYLVFIAMLAMNMSKEVLSAFGFMNEKLVENNISTIEKNNEAYANLDTKASEQKEKFGPLKVQADKIKTYSNDFYDYLAALKSKMLTEIEDKDDYEAMDKTDWLDTYFFKGDTYTEEGQEFLNRINNYRTNVIEVLGSDSKFVPVLNKRFSTEPVIDSETDKEVPFLKARYEGFPMVASLTNFTQMQADIRNTESDIVTNLLGGKLEEALSLNNYTGIVRLNKSAYFAGEKVTGEVVLGRYDASLVPDKVILNGKDATDAVQNGQVILNMPAGNVGEKTIKGTIFFRENGEEVPVPFESKYSVIAEPSSAVVSADKMNVVYRGLDNPISVSLPGVGANNLKVSAAGGKLTKSGAGYIIRPGSGNVATINVSAKLSSGKTVNSKATFRIKDIPAAMGSVRNQYGTVRMPKSGLANAPINAGLPDFEFDLKIQVKSFKIKVPGELTIIVNGTKLNAAAKKVLSKARRGDIINIYDIKATANGYNLKKVLPVNIELTN from the coding sequence ATGGCAGGAGGAAAAATGTCTGCAAGGCAGAAGATGATTAACTTAATGTACTTGGTATTTATTGCAATGTTAGCAATGAATATGAGTAAAGAAGTTTTATCCGCTTTTGGCTTCATGAATGAAAAATTAGTAGAAAATAATATTTCTACAATTGAGAAGAATAACGAAGCTTATGCAAATTTAGATACAAAAGCTTCAGAGCAAAAAGAAAAGTTTGGACCGTTAAAAGTTCAAGCAGATAAAATAAAAACATATTCAAATGATTTTTATGATTATTTAGCTGCATTAAAGTCAAAAATGTTGACTGAGATTGAAGATAAAGATGATTATGAAGCAATGGATAAGACTGATTGGTTAGATACGTATTTCTTTAAAGGGGATACTTATACTGAAGAAGGTCAGGAGTTTTTAAATAGAATAAATAACTACAGAACTAATGTAATAGAAGTTTTAGGTAGTGATAGTAAATTTGTTCCTGTTTTAAATAAAAGATTCTCTACAGAACCAGTAATAGATTCTGAAACAGACAAAGAAGTGCCATTTTTAAAGGCTAGATATGAAGGTTTTCCAATGGTAGCTTCATTAACAAACTTTACACAAATGCAAGCAGATATCAGAAATACTGAGTCTGATATTGTTACCAACCTTTTAGGTGGTAAATTAGAAGAGGCATTGTCTTTAAACAATTATACAGGTATTGTACGTTTAAATAAAAGCGCATATTTCGCAGGTGAAAAAGTTACAGGTGAAGTTGTTTTAGGTAGATATGATGCATCACTAGTACCAGATAAAGTAATTTTAAATGGTAAAGATGCAACAGATGCTGTACAAAATGGGCAAGTAATCTTAAATATGCCTGCAGGTAATGTAGGAGAGAAAACAATAAAAGGAACAATTTTCTTTAGAGAAAATGGAGAAGAAGTTCCTGTGCCATTTGAAAGTAAATATTCTGTTATTGCAGAACCAAGTTCTGCTGTAGTTTCTGCAGATAAAATGAATGTGGTCTATAGAGGTTTAGACAACCCAATTTCGGTTTCATTACCAGGTGTTGGGGCTAACAATCTAAAAGTTTCTGCTGCAGGAGGTAAATTAACAAAATCAGGAGCTGGTTATATTATTAGACCAGGAAGTGGTAATGTTGCTACTATAAATGTAAGTGCTAAATTAAGCAGTGGTAAAACTGTAAATTCAAAAGCTACATTTAGAATTAAAGATATTCCAGCAGCAATGGGTTCTGTGCGTAATCAATATGGTACTGTAAGAATGCCAAAATCAGGTTTAGCAAATGCACCAATTAATGCAGGTTTACCAGATTTTGAATTCGATTTAAAAATTCAGGTTAAGAGTTTTAAAATTAAAGTTCCAGGAGAATTAACCATTATTGTTAATGGTACAAAATTAAATGCAGCTGCTAAAAAAGTATTATCTAAAGCAAGAAGAGGAGATATCATTAACATTTATGATATTAAAGCTACTGCTAATGGGTATAACCTTAAAAAGGTTTTACCAGTTAATATAGAGCTGACTAATTAG
- the gldN gene encoding gliding motility protein GldN, with protein MVRNCILVFLFCLSASFVNAQANVLNAKSADEIGKRSTERLEADNDGPIPYGYVDDRDIMWSKVVWEFVDLNQKINLPYYFPIDTTSISSDRRSLFDTLIKGIRQGKIKEAYTDSFFTSKITQDEIDTRLVNIRDENGYVDTFNLQTEDVAGYMLKGMWYFDKRQGEMKYRLLALAPMGKDVQTLGVENIEDDNLYELFWIFFPDAREVLHDSKVFNPMNASQPISYDHLLNARRFNSVIVREENIYGNRAIEDYIRGNSLFQLLEANKIKEDIRNREIDMWNY; from the coding sequence ATGGTTAGAAATTGTATACTAGTATTTCTTTTCTGTCTATCAGCAAGTTTTGTAAACGCACAAGCAAATGTGTTAAACGCAAAATCTGCAGATGAAATTGGTAAGAGAAGTACAGAAAGATTAGAGGCAGATAATGATGGCCCAATACCTTATGGATATGTAGATGATAGAGATATTATGTGGTCTAAAGTAGTTTGGGAGTTTGTAGATTTAAATCAAAAAATAAACTTACCATATTATTTTCCAATAGATACAACAAGTATTTCTTCAGACAGAAGATCTTTGTTCGATACTTTAATAAAGGGAATCAGACAAGGTAAAATTAAAGAAGCGTATACAGATTCTTTCTTTACTTCTAAAATTACACAAGACGAAATAGATACACGTTTAGTAAACATTAGAGATGAAAATGGTTATGTAGATACTTTTAATCTTCAAACAGAAGACGTTGCAGGTTACATGTTAAAAGGTATGTGGTATTTTGATAAACGTCAAGGAGAAATGAAATACAGACTTTTGGCATTAGCACCAATGGGTAAAGATGTACAAACTTTAGGAGTAGAAAATATAGAAGATGATAATTTGTATGAATTATTCTGGATTTTCTTTCCAGATGCAAGAGAGGTTCTACACGATTCTAAAGTTTTTAATCCAATGAATGCATCTCAACCAATTTCTTATGACCATTTATTAAACGCAAGACGTTTTAATTCAGTCATTGTAAGAGAAGAGAATATTTATGGTAACAGAGCCATAGAAGATTACATTCGAGGTAATTCTTTATTTCAGTTGCTAGAAGCCAACAAAATTAAAGAAGACATAAGAAACAGAGAAATAGACATGTGGAACTACTAA
- a CDS encoding DUF983 domain-containing protein: MMFKKGTKIYSIANGKCPKCHEGKFFTHGITFNPSKITQIHDTCSHCNLKYMIEPSFFYGAMYINYGITVAISVTVFLIAKLGFQLNLLNSFFTVLAALIITAPLNLRLSRILWINMFVSYDEKASKDSNNKKE; encoded by the coding sequence ATGATGTTTAAAAAAGGAACAAAAATCTATAGTATTGCAAACGGAAAATGCCCTAAATGTCATGAAGGAAAATTCTTTACACATGGTATTACTTTCAATCCTTCAAAAATTACCCAAATTCACGATACTTGCTCTCATTGCAATTTAAAATATATGATAGAACCATCTTTCTTTTATGGAGCTATGTACATTAATTACGGAATTACAGTAGCTATTTCTGTTACTGTTTTTTTAATTGCAAAATTGGGTTTTCAGTTAAATTTATTAAATTCTTTCTTTACAGTTTTAGCAGCTTTAATAATTACAGCTCCTTTAAATTTAAGATTGTCTAGAATTTTATGGATAAATATGTTTGTAAGCTATGATGAAAAGGCAAGTAAAGATTCTAATAATAAGAAAGAATAA